In the Blautia coccoides genome, GATATACCTTCTCTTTTCCCCAAAATCAATTGCCAGCCAGTTTATTTCCGTTTTACTTTTAATACCAGGTGTCTTGGCAGGCCGTTTACCATGATAGGCTGATAATCTCCCTGGATCAACGGTTTTACATAGTCCACGAAATCTTTTGTCACATATGTGGCGTCTTTGTTCATCCAGGTTCTCGGAACCAGCTTCTCCTCGTTGGCGATCCTGTGCACGTCATAGATTCCTGTGGCACTCATGTACGGGTCATCAGACACACGGTCGATCACAACCATCTTGCCTGTATCTCCTTCGTCTGCCGCTTTGACAGCAGCACCGCCTACCATAAACGCCTCGTCAATATCCACACGGGATGCCATATGGGAAGCACTTCTCTGAAGTGTGGAGAGTTCCACGGCCCTTGTCTTGCATCCACACTCTGCTGCCAGGAAATTGGCCAGATAGGTGGCTGTTCCCTGAAGCTGTTTGTGGCCAAAGGCATCCACATAATCTCCCACGCTGCCAAGCTCACATACATAGCGGCCGTCAGCCAGCTTAATGCCCTCTGAGACAGCGATGACAATAGAAGATTTCTTCTTCAGCAGTTCCTTTACTTTATGTAAAAATCTCTCAATATCAAAGGAAACCTCCGGCAGATAGATCAAATCCGGACCGTCACAGTCTTCTGTCTTGGCAAGAGCTGTGGCACCGGTCAGCCATCCGGCATTACGTCCCATGATCTCCATAATGGTGATCATATTTTTCTTATAGGTCAGACCCTGTGCATCACGGATCACCTCTTTTGTGGAGGCCCCGATATATTTGGCAGCACTTCCGAAGCCAGGTGTATGGTCTGTCAGTGCCAGATCATTATCAATGGTCTTCGGCACACCTAAAAACTTCTGGGACTGTCCCGTTAAAATCGCGTAATCAGATAATTTTTTGATCGTATCCATGGAATCATTGCCGCCGATATAAATAAATGCATCAATATCCAGCTTGTTGAGGATTCCGAATATTTTTTCATAAATTGCCTTATCTTCATGTATCTCCGGCATTTTAAAACGGCAGGAGCCTAAAAATGCGGACGGCGTTCTTTTCAACAGCTCAATATCCAACTCGGAATGGATCTGTGTGGAAAGGTCTACGTACTGCTCGTCTAAAAGTCCCTGAATTCCGTGAAGCATACCGTATACCTTGTCGAAGCCTCTTTCAATTGCGTTTTTATATACGCCTGCAAGACTGGAGTTGATAACGGATGTGGGTCCACCTGATTGTCCTACAATGATATTTCTTTTTTTTGCCATTTTGCCTCGTCCTCCTTGTATTTCATTACCACTGACGACTATTATAGCAAAAAAATCCAGAAGTGGCAAGGCCATTCTGGATTTTTTGCATATTAATTTACATTATGTTCTTGTTTTTTTGTACTTTTTGCACAACTCCTTAAATTTCGTCATCATTCCCTTTTACTTTGATCTGTTCAAAAAGCTCCTTATAGTACGAAATGGAAAACTCACCGGGGTTACGCTCATTGGCAGTATGCTGATCCGCCAATTCCTGAGTATAGTCATTCAGTTTATAAATGCCATAGGTACGGCTGTCATGATTGTAGTGCATGAGCAGAGGAATAAATTCATGTTCCGGAATCTGTATGGCCCCGGTTTTTACATCTTTTTTGATGGTGATCTTTGCCATGGCTCCCAAAAGGCTTGGCAGATCATTCTGGGTGGAGGTGAAATTCCCCAGGGAATAGTAGACAAGCATTTTGTGCCCATCCTCCCCGGTCAGGGTTTCCATGGTCCTGATCACGTGGGGATGGGAACCGATGACAATATCCACATCCTCCTCCAAAAACAGATCCACCCACTGCCTTGTCTGCTCATCCACATCCTGCACATATTCCTCTCCCACATGCATGACCACAATGACCACATCTGCCTCTTCTCTTGCTTTTCTTATATCCGCCCTGGCTTTTTCCTGATCAAAGACATCCACCATGTAGGACTTATCCTCGGCAAGAGGAATATCATTCAGCCCGTAAGTATAGTCAAGCATGGCAAGCTTCAGGGCTTTGCACTGCACAACCGTAGTATGCTCCGCGTCCTCCTGATCCTGGTGGATGCCCAGTATAGGAATCTCCGGATGCTTCTCCTTCCACCATTTCATGGTATATTCGATGGAATCTGTCCCCTTATCCAAAATATGATTGGTAGCATGGGCCACCACATCAAATCCTGTGTCCACCAGCGCGTCACCGAATTCCGGGGGCGTTCCAAAGGAGGGGTAGCCGGATATATCATCACGGTTCTCCACAAATACTGTCTCCTGTGTCACCAGCGCTAAGTCTGCCGCCTCCACATCTGCTTTCACTGGCTGGTAAATGGCATCATAGTTCCAGTCTCCCGACTCCTTCATGCCGGATTCCCTCATGCCCAGATGGGCGATATTGTCACCAACTGCCAGAAAATCAATGATATTTTCTTCCTGCTCTTTCGCCAGGGCTGCTTCCTGCTGCTTCTTTTTCTCCGCAGCGGCGGCGGCTTCTTTTGCCTTTGAATATCTGACTGCAGATACCACTCCCAGGACCACACACACGAGCACAGCCGCAGCTATGATCCCTGTGCGTATAAACTTTTTCTTCAGTTCCTCCTCTCGTTTCAGTCTGAGCGCTTCCCGCTTC is a window encoding:
- a CDS encoding 6-phosphofructokinase; the encoded protein is MAKKRNIIVGQSGGPTSVINSSLAGVYKNAIERGFDKVYGMLHGIQGLLDEQYVDLSTQIHSELDIELLKRTPSAFLGSCRFKMPEIHEDKAIYEKIFGILNKLDIDAFIYIGGNDSMDTIKKLSDYAILTGQSQKFLGVPKTIDNDLALTDHTPGFGSAAKYIGASTKEVIRDAQGLTYKKNMITIMEIMGRNAGWLTGATALAKTEDCDGPDLIYLPEVSFDIERFLHKVKELLKKKSSIVIAVSEGIKLADGRYVCELGSVGDYVDAFGHKQLQGTATYLANFLAAECGCKTRAVELSTLQRSASHMASRVDIDEAFMVGGAAVKAADEGDTGKMVVIDRVSDDPYMSATGIYDVHRIANEEKLVPRTWMNKDATYVTKDFVDYVKPLIQGDYQPIMVNGLPRHLVLKVKRK
- a CDS encoding CapA family protein, which gives rise to MDELEEARKKEREKDRKREALRLKREEELKKKFIRTGIIAAAVLVCVVLGVVSAVRYSKAKEAAAAAEKKKQQEAALAKEQEENIIDFLAVGDNIAHLGMRESGMKESGDWNYDAIYQPVKADVEAADLALVTQETVFVENRDDISGYPSFGTPPEFGDALVDTGFDVVAHATNHILDKGTDSIEYTMKWWKEKHPEIPILGIHQDQEDAEHTTVVQCKALKLAMLDYTYGLNDIPLAEDKSYMVDVFDQEKARADIRKAREEADVVIVVMHVGEEYVQDVDEQTRQWVDLFLEEDVDIVIGSHPHVIRTMETLTGEDGHKMLVYYSLGNFTSTQNDLPSLLGAMAKITIKKDVKTGAIQIPEHEFIPLLMHYNHDSRTYGIYKLNDYTQELADQHTANERNPGEFSISYYKELFEQIKVKGNDDEI